In the Salvia splendens isolate huo1 chromosome 16, SspV2, whole genome shotgun sequence genome, ATCCACGAGAAGACAATTAAGTATGTCTCATCCTACTCCGTGTAATCGGCCTCCCCTGGTTCGAGTGGTGGCAGATTGTCGTTGATGTGTCGGCGTACCCTCCTACTCCTGATCTGGATCTTCATAAGCCGCGCCCATAACGAATAATTCGTTCCATTGAGCTTCACGACAAAGGTAACATTTTTGCTCACTCCCAGTTTGTGGTCGTCTGAGATTTTGAGTTTGATTTcggtttcttcttcttcggccATGACTTGATTCTGCCTTAGGTCGAGAGAGGTTTGTTTAGGCTATGATGAATTCTTTTTTGAGTCatgctctggtaccatgttgaaatgttttaatttcatttaactTGAATTATCTCAGGATTTACACTCCTTTATATAGGATATGGACTATACAAAATAAGGTAAAGATTTACCATAATTCTAATTGCCTATTACACGGTAATTACCAATCAcaatattaatttcatatttccttgatttgtttccttgtgatttgattttttttatttctttccaaCAAAGGGTAAATTGCTTCTAAAATCATGAACATTCACAATAATTTGGTTTTTCCCGTGAATTTTAAAAGTTGCGtcaaaaatcatgaactttgctCCCGTATGCCGATTTCCTGAGTCGGGTATTCCGGCTAAGTAGAGTGTTGACGTGTGTAAGGGTGTGTTCagtttcactgatatgaaatTATTAGGTTAACAAACTGTATCAGATTTGAGGGTGGGTGGCCCACCAAGtatgaaataaaaacaaatgttCAGTTAATAAGAATTAGACATGTTTTGGAGAGATGTTTTATGCACTGAATTTCATATTTCCATCCCGTGCCCTTTTACTTGGTTGACTGCATGAGGGAATTGATTTTTTGGGGGGCAAAAGGGGCATTTACATGTCCAACTCATGGTCCAACAATACAACCAACAATTAAAACACACGAATTTTGAATGATATAAATATGGGGAAATAAGGCTGCAACAGTGCGGGCCCTTGTACAATATTGGGCCTAACGGAATTGAAACATGTACACCAAACAACAGATTTCCCCCATATTTCCAAAGAATTAACCCCAATTCTTGCTATATCTACGAAAGTGAACACACCCTAAGTGTCTTACGTGGATGATGTTGTTGACGCTGATATATgctggatttaaattttttattttttaaatattttaactaGTGTTTAAAACCGGTCTGACAAGTTTAATacatttttattctatttttatttctcttactCCATTGCTGTCTCTCGAAACGTCGATCTCTTCTCCACCGCCGACCCCTTTTTTGACTAACGCCGCATTCCACTAGTTCAGTCGTACAATGCGGCGACGATTGCTGGCGTCGATTTCTCAAGCAAAATGGATGGGAAATTTTAGGGATTTATGATTTTGACATGGAATTGGGGGAAAAGATGGACCAAAGGCTGAGGGAGACAAGCGACATCAGGGAGTTATGGCTGCTTCTGTGGCATGGGTTCACGACGGAGGAgagaaaataacacacaaaaATCATAACACAAAAATCATAAAAGAGAATGGAGAGAGTATGAAAAGGTTCTGCAAATAAAAACTAAGTGTTGTATTCCGTATATTTCAAttcaaatattagtataaacCACACAAATGAATCCTATTGTTTGTGATACGAAATTATTTTCCTCCAGCAGCGAAATTGTTTGTGATATGCAGcgcatttttttaaattttttttgccaCACACAAAACGACATAATTTTGTGTTCCGGCTGCCTAGTCACGCTTCCGGCTGCCACATAGGATATGTTTATACCGGAAAACTATCGGGTCGGGTCGTTTGAGAAATTTACACAATCCgataaaattcatgattttttacgcaacttttaaagtttacgAGAAAAACCAAATTATTGTGAAAGTTCATGATTAAGTAATATAACTATACTAAATTATATTCATGCCACTGCTTTTTTACTTTTGTTGTATATCACATGTCTGATTGTCCCATTCATGAAATATTCGATTGTTAAATGTTTGACACACTAATTAGTTCGGTGCATGgttattatttattcattttttgaaaGTACTCCTAATTAGTATATCAATATTTATCTTTGTGATTTTAGTAGttattagggcacccgcaacgcgggccgtgGCCGTCGCGGGttccgttccggcggaacggttcgccggcgcgacgcgttgcggctcGCCAATCCGTTCCCAGGCCGTCCCCATTCCGTGCCGTGAGCCGTGCCggcgagacgcggcacggcttGTTCCTCCACGCGCGCCGCCGCTGCCTGCGAGACGTGGCCGcccctgcgtcgtgcgtgacgcccactcgccgacccgcgagtgggcgtcgttaattatgacgcaataaatcatttttttttaaaaaaattcgaattttgtaaaaaaaaaaaaaatttaaaaatgtgtaaacggtcatatgaccgttttttatatccgtttaacatttttttttattttttttttattttcttattctataaatacacctaatttcatcttcatttcacacaactacacatctattcttcctacatcaacatcaattcctctccaattttcatattcaatctcttcacaaaatgtccggcgacggcaattacggtggtggcggcgccggtgggtgggatctcaacgcgttcggcgattgggagaccatgtacaacacacttggtggttctgggtcgtcgacgccgggcacccaggggtcggcgacgccgggtgggtaccaaccacccactttcgatgtggatgcctacgctcgaccctccggctcgcggctttcccagagtttgtcccagattcgggaggatatccccgttgaacccacccagggaggaggccgaggcggtggaagctccagggctgcgtctgaggcacccgaggaggaggaggaggaggaggaaccggaggatctgggccggcatccctacaccaacgaagaaacaaaggcggtgtacaccgcctggctcaccgtctcgtacgatcccatcgtcgggaatcaacaagccgccaagtgcttctgggaaaaggtccgtgatgtctaccaccagactaagccgaaaggggcccggaagcgcaaatatacaatgctccgtgctcactttggccgagtcgacctacaggtcaaaaaattttgcggcatctacacggccgaagcggcgaactaccaaagcggagcttcgggcgccgacattctgagggcggctttgcgcgtcttctaccaggacaccggtgtacagttcaaatatgttgatatttggcagctcgtcaaggacgaggaaaggtgggccggcggtgtccgctcgagctcgggctcaacctcaaagcgcacgaagcacacggcgaccggcaactactcgtctggtgacaccggtgaggccggcgagggtgaaccgcaggtgtttgggggtacgggggatccaacgcccggcgaatacgggggatccagcgttgggcgccgtcggccgcaagggacgaaggcggcgaaggcggctagagcgaggaagggccgaggcgaatcaagccagtcggcctcgggatcgggctcgcggggacgctcggacacacttatggtggcgtacatgaccgggcggacacttcccgcttctcgtacgcccaattcacggcctggtggaacggaattgttgcTATGGCAGCACATCTTgaccttccgactccccctaaacctcgaccgcctccggaggatgattcgccggcagagtagttttttaattttcccacgtttaattgtgtgttttttattgtgtgtttttatttttttaggattttaattgtgtggtttttattttttttaagttgtagttgtaattttttttaatgttgtgtgttttttaatcaagtgtgtttgttttttattaaagtgtgttttttaattgaattgagttggaaataaaaaaaaatgaaattgaatgaatagtaatttaaggaacggttaaggaacggttaaggaacggagggttgcaggttccgttccttagttaaggaatggagtaaaaaagtacagtggggccctcaaatagtggtttaaggaacggtataggaacggtataggaacagcgttgtggatggccttagaagATGTAATTCATGGCTAATAGATAGACATAACATGATTAATCATAGCTTCTGTCATGAGAGGCAACAAATTGTCTGGCAGTTGCTATTAATTAATGTTAGAACATCGATCATGTTTGTTAGCTCAACTATAATTGAAATGAAGGCTCTAACTAGATCTGCATACcatcattaattattttctcaGTTCACTTTTTATAACATATGCAAATCAAACTATTCAAAACCATGATACTTGAATTAATGAAATGAAATCAATATAATACCTACACGCAAGGTACAACTTAATTCTATGTTCGTTATCCCATTTTCTGTTTTCCACGTGTGTTCTGCTTTCAATGTTTCTTTAAGTTCAAGATTATGTGTTTCTATTCAAATTTTATACTctgtaattataattaaaattaataaattctaTCAGTGGCACAcataaataacaataatatGTCGATTAATACATTTAATCATTCAAATTTCAATAATCTCGAATTCAAGCATTGCAGAAACGGAAGAAAGTGGCATCGAAGTGATCGATAAACCGTGTCATTATTAGTTGATGGCTAACAGAATTTTAATCACTTAATTGTGGTTATGGTTAAATGATTAATTAAGCATCCAGCTCACTAATAACATGCCATGAACATTGATAATATCACAAACAATAATTGCAAATCATGCTGATTCCCTTATTTATCGCTTCTACAAGATTGATGCTAGTATCGTGTATCTGTTTAATTTCCtgtaaggccatccgcaatggggcggacgatggcacgcccgatgccgcgcatcgtccgcgcccgccatcATCCGCCcaattgcgggtgcgtgacataggccgcggacgatcgtcgcgccctatactaagggcgcgaagtatagcgcggacgatgtccatcgtccgcgccatcgtccgccccattgcggcctacgcggacgatggccgcggacgataggccatcggccgcgccatcgtccgccccactgtaggctacgcggacgatggtcgcagacgatggcacgcgttttttattttctatttaaatctcgtttctcattcatttgtacatacgaacatatcgactatctctttacatattctctctcaacatccaaccaaaatgaatctcggcgacgacaccaatagttctagttcttCTGAGTCCAGTAGTTCGACGtcagaagcattagatgcagccgttgaagtggccatggcggcatgctatgcggCAATGCAAagcgaggaggaggcggcggcagcggcggctgagcaagtccatagacctattcgacataggacgtatgtccgacgcgaccacccgAAAGCTCACaaacgtctggttgaagactattttaccgatcaaccacgatggggtccgactgttttccgccgccggtttagaatgtcgcggTACCTTTTTCTTAGCATTGTTcggacattgtcttcacgtgatgaatacttcacgtttcgggaggacgacatcggcaaacccggccttacaccattgcaaaagtgcacgactgctattcggcagttggcatacggcaccacggcggacctttttgacgagtatCTCCACTGGGGGGAttctacaggccgcgagtgtctgaagcgcttttgtcgggggatagtaaAGGCCTATGACGACACATATTTtcgcaagccgactgccactgattgccagggtctgatgcagatgcacgagacggcgcacgagtttcctgggatgctcgggagcatcgactgtatgcactggcagtggaaaaattgtccgacggcgtggagagaccaattcacaagtggatacaagggcagccacccgacgatgatcctcgaagccgtcgctgaccatcgactctggatctggcatgcttacttcggcgtagccgggtcgaacaacgacattaacgtcctcaactcgtccaacctcttcaccgagcaatgtaacggcaatggcccggccatcgagttcactgccaacagacgccaataccatatggggtactacttgtccgatggcatctacccacagtggccagttttcctaaagacgatcagctgcccaattggtgagaagagggttttatttgcgcaaaagcaggagtcggtgcggaaggatgtcgagcgggcatttggtgtgctccaatcacggtgggcaattgtgaaaagGCCGGCTCATTCCTgatacaaggaagtcatcgccgatgtcatatatgcgtgcataatcatgcacaacatgatagtcaagaatgaaggcggaagcatctccgattggaatgaagatgaccgtgcatctagctcgtccggcacgtcgaccgagacacccgatagagggttactgttaggcttcaatgaggttctatctagacaggcctcaatgcgcaaccaacaggatcatgcgcagctcatgagcgacatgattgaagaagtgtgggctcgtaaccgccgtcgctgagtttgcatttttttaattcgcattgtaatgtattaatttttattaaatgaaatgaagtttttgaaattcgtattttaatttattaagtgtttttaaattcgtatggattttgtaaatattaaaaaaaatgatgatgtggggcgccttagggcgccccactgcaggtggggaggtaggaggataaaactgatgacgtggcgcgccatagggcgccccactgctgatgccctaaaCTCTTCCACCCTATATCATACCCCAGGTCTCGAGAATTAGAGCATTCCCATCCAttctcttaggcaagagcatggaAGTTGACCCGGAcctatttttattcattttttactcattactattccccaagagcacaacactcacagtCATGCTCTTTCACAatgacatgctcaagggtcacaccattctattattcaatttaaataaaaacatttccataatattagaatacattaaaaaaacccggaatactattacaaattactaaaaaattaaaaattacataattcaaatcctaaaaattaaaaattatataattaaaatcctaaaaaaataaaaattacataattacaatactacaaattaaaaattacataattaaaaatacccccgtggaagactagcCTTCTTGCACTATCCCCAATGTTTTTCGgtgaccccgtatcattgccaaatgtgaatcaagttgctcgggagtcaTCCGAGACCTATCCGCCAAATCGAGttgagccaaaagggtccacaacgagttggtggggggttgaggtggcacaaagggagcggggcGGATGGAGCCGCGGCCCGTCGGCGGTTGGcagtcgccttcttccttcttgcggccggcgttgaaagattgagaatttatgagagaatttagatgataaTTGTATAGTGTGCTGTGAAATTTTGTGTGTGAaaatgagggtatttatagatgaaaaatgtgaattttggggaaaaatgaaaaataaagtaaaagtggggagaaaacggatataatttattgggaagtagaaaaatatttttatttaaaaaagatttttttaaattaaatttgaattttaaaaaaattagaaaaagtcaacggcattgccgttggccaataggAGGCTGCCACGTCGGCCTGCTCAGTGGCACGGACGTACTCTTAttatcgagcagcgccgtgccgtTGGCGCCAGCACAGCGGCGGACGGGGCTGtatcgcgccgctggcacggacgccgtccgccCTGGAGAGTGGCTATGGGGATGTTCATAGTGGTCTCAACAAATGTACTTGTAACCATCCATTAAGACAGTATTAGACAACCTAGTTGAACTTATTGTATCCTTAAAACATTCATAAACTCACTCCTTGTTTAGTAGTACTAAAACTAAAACAGGCTTGTTTCATAGTAGCAATCGATTGCATTAAACAGGTAAAACACGCTCTACTTTTTTCACTATAACTTTACCTCTGTTTTGGTTTCCAAAAATGTTTGTGTGAAACATCATTTTCAGGAAGCATAGACAACGCAACTGCAGATGAAAGAATCAAATGGTCCACACTCCAATAATTATACCAAAATATAACAAACTTTCATCAAAATGATTTAGATTGAGTACAGCACCAACACATGGCATGCCGTGCCACTTCCCCATTTGACCCTCCCAAAACACTGCTTttctcttattattattattattattattattattattattattattattatgccGTGCCACTTCCCCATTTGACCCTCCCAAAACACTGCTTTTCTCttcttcttattattattattattattattattattattattattattatgcatAAGCTATATCCAAATACACATTGTGCTATTCCAGATTCACCCCTCACAATTACAGGATTCCACCAAACACCAAAATTCACTTTAACAAATACCTAAACATAAtttagaaggaaaaaaaaaaagaagaattgaGATCATTTTCAACTAGGTCATGAAAATGAAACAGACACACCCACAATAGCGAAGTGGTGGGCCACACACCTCACTAACTGAGTCAACCCAGTGAGTTGAGTCTTTTAACTGAGTTTCCAAGCGGAGGTGGCAATCAATGGCCTGGTGTGCCATCCCAGCATCAAACATCCATTATTTTCATCCACTCTGTAACCATCCCCACCTGCAAACAGCGCCAGCAGCATGCTAGCCTGCTTGTACGCGTTAGACCCCAAGTGAACCGGTTCAAATCCGGCCGACCCGAACCGGGTTTTCCACTGCTCCATCGTCTCGTGGCGCTCGACCCGGTCCACCCCTTCGCAGGCCACCACATTGCATATCTGCCGCCCTAGGTAAACCTCGCTCATCACCTTGTCTTGGACGCTAACCGCCtcttcgccgccgccgccgccgccgccgcaactCTCCAGTGAGTCGAATAAGGTGGAGTAGTAGTGGAGAGACTCGGTGAACCGGTCAAGGAAGGCACTCCCGTTGTGTTTAGCCTCCTGCTCGACCACGGTTAAGATCTCCGGTTTCAACTCGCTGACCACTTGAAGCACCTTCTCGATTGCGCCCGGCCGGGCTAAGAGCTGGTGGAGCTCGAAGATTGAATTCACGGCCACCGTTTCTCCCTCGCGGATTTCCAACATTGCGGCGTTGAGGTCGGCTAAGGAGCTTGCTACGAAGCCTCTGTATTCAAACTCCACATTGATCGATTCCGCCAATTGAGCTAATTTCCACCCGACTTCCTTTAAATGATCGGTTTCGTCGTGTGAGGGCGGGCCAATACCGGTTAATCGGAAGCTGGGCGGGCCTCCGGGCCGAAGTGCCAGCGCTTGTAGCAGTGCGGGCCATTGCATCCCCTGCTTCATACTGAAATCGATGACGTGGACCCGGGATTTCCCGGCGAAGGCCTCGAGAATCGCTTGATTGGCGGTGAAGTGGGCGAATTTGAGGTAAGGGCAGGTCTCGTAGAAGTGCATTTGCAGCATATCGTTGAACGCCGAATCCTGCTGATTGGCTGGGTATAATTTGTAGATTCGCCGCGCTAGGGCTTCGGCGAAGTAGGTGGCGACTTTCCTCATCGCGCCGGCCTGCGAAACCGCCAGAAATCCGATGTTCTTCACTAGCGCTTCCGCCAATTTGAAGTTCTCCTGGTGTACGGCCTCGGCGCACGCCATCAGCGTGTGGACGAGCCGGATGCCGTTTTCCTGCGAGTCAACCAGGAGCGGCGTCGCAGGAGGCGGAGGCGCCACTGCAGCGATTGAAGTTTTGAGTTTCTTCGGCAGCGGCTGGTGCTGTTCTGGCGACGGCTGGGGTCTAGGGTAGACGGCT is a window encoding:
- the LOC121772474 gene encoding DELLA protein GAI1-like, coding for MKRDHFNRQNFSSSANPNMWPCQPDDAGVDELFAVLGYNVKSSDMAGVAQKLEQLEEAMGTFHQEGLSHLADETVQYNPSDIASWLESMISGFNTIPEFDSSSDPFLESSTSANSKMPIDLDFGSDLLAIPGKAVYPRPQPSPEQHQPLPKKLKTSIAAVAPPPPATPLLVDSQENGIRLVHTLMACAEAVHQENFKLAEALVKNIGFLAVSQAGAMRKVATYFAEALARRIYKLYPANQQDSAFNDMLQMHFYETCPYLKFAHFTANQAILEAFAGKSRVHVIDFSMKQGMQWPALLQALALRPGGPPSFRLTGIGPPSHDETDHLKEVGWKLAQLAESINVEFEYRGFVASSLADLNAAMLEIREGETVAVNSIFELHQLLARPGAIEKVLQVVSELKPEILTVVEQEAKHNGSAFLDRFTESLHYYSTLFDSLESCGGGGGGGEEAVSVQDKVMSEVYLGRQICNVVACEGVDRVERHETMEQWKTRFGSAGFEPVHLGSNAYKQASMLLALFAGGDGYRVDENNGCLMLGWHTRPLIATSAWKLS